From a single Mucilaginibacter terrenus genomic region:
- a CDS encoding helix-turn-helix transcriptional regulator, protein MKKGFPVVDICTLSDQQQDDLLISRFAPYLEKHHNLSLAHKHSFYHVVLFTKGGGTHAIDFKTFSVQPFQIYFMVPGQVHSWSFKGAVDGYIINFSALFFQSFLLRPDYLDSLPFFSGNVDDEVINIPAEQQPAVERIFEQLIIETAAGNRMGKDMVRALMMQLFILVARQSQQQDNLPAPGYNYTLLQSFRKLIDQNYATLKLPKDYAALLYITPNHLNALCNDILGISAGEVIRNRVILEAKRLLINLELNITAIANQLNFADNSYFTKFFKKYAGVTPDEFRKNTINHGNH, encoded by the coding sequence ATGAAGAAAGGCTTCCCGGTTGTTGATATTTGCACCCTGTCTGATCAGCAGCAGGATGATCTGCTTATCAGCCGGTTTGCGCCTTATCTCGAAAAACATCATAACCTGAGCCTTGCGCACAAGCACAGCTTTTATCACGTGGTGTTATTCACAAAGGGCGGCGGTACACATGCTATAGATTTTAAAACCTTTTCAGTACAGCCCTTCCAGATATACTTTATGGTGCCGGGACAGGTGCATAGCTGGAGCTTTAAAGGTGCTGTAGACGGTTACATTATCAACTTTTCGGCGTTGTTTTTTCAATCGTTTTTACTGCGACCCGATTACCTGGATAGCCTGCCGTTCTTCAGCGGAAACGTTGATGATGAAGTAATAAACATTCCTGCGGAACAACAACCTGCTGTAGAACGGATCTTTGAGCAACTGATCATCGAAACTGCAGCTGGGAACAGGATGGGAAAAGATATGGTAAGAGCCCTTATGATGCAGTTGTTTATACTTGTTGCCCGCCAAAGCCAGCAACAAGACAACTTACCTGCTCCGGGATATAACTACACACTGCTGCAAAGTTTTCGAAAATTAATAGATCAGAACTACGCTACCTTAAAGCTACCGAAAGACTATGCCGCGCTATTGTATATCACACCCAATCACTTAAACGCACTGTGTAATGACATACTCGGAATATCGGCCGGTGAGGTAATACGCAACCGTGTGATACTGGAAGCAAAGCGCCTGCTGATTAACCTGGAACTGAATATCACGGCCATTGCAAATCAGCTAAATTTTGCCGATAACTCTTACTTCACAAAATTCTTTAAAAAATATGCCGGTGTAACACCGGACGAATTCAGAAAAAACACCATCAATCATGGCAACCATTAA
- a CDS encoding ferritin-like domain-containing protein, with amino-acid sequence MGTLQHIQHQISALNDLIKTNNDRITGYQKAAEGTEDASLKSVFAGYADQSRGYVNELNDYVHQLGGAPTDGTTLSGKFYHTWIDVKAAFTKKDNYSVLSDCEYGEDVAKSSYRKALDDKELIWEDEKVLTLLTSHMDGLKIAHDAIKALRDSVKEQEA; translated from the coding sequence ATGGGAACTCTACAGCATATCCAACACCAAATTTCAGCTCTTAATGATCTGATCAAAACCAATAATGACCGTATCACAGGATACCAGAAAGCGGCCGAAGGCACCGAAGACGCAAGTCTTAAATCTGTTTTTGCAGGTTATGCTGATCAAAGCAGAGGGTATGTTAATGAATTGAACGACTACGTTCACCAATTAGGCGGCGCCCCTACAGATGGCACAACCCTTTCAGGTAAGTTTTACCACACCTGGATAGATGTTAAAGCTGCCTTTACCAAAAAGGACAACTATTCTGTACTTTCTGATTGTGAATACGGCGAAGACGTAGCCAAAAGCTCGTACCGTAAAGCACTGGATGATAAAGAACTTATTTGGGAAGACGAAAAAGTTTTAACACTGCTTACCAGCCACATGGACGGGCTTAAGATAGCTCACGACGCAATCAAGGCACTGCGCGATTCTGTTAAAGAACAAGAGGCATAA
- a CDS encoding response regulator yields the protein MKQKKIMIADDDPGIVDAVEMLLEFEGYKVTSTLDGAAVLNLKDDLPDLLLLDIWMSGEDGREICRQLKSRDETRNMPVLMISASRGIKESAFAAGADDFLAKPFEMNDLLQKIEALTGNSTLSTNLAV from the coding sequence ATGAAGCAAAAGAAGATAATGATAGCGGATGATGATCCGGGGATTGTGGATGCTGTGGAAATGCTGCTAGAATTTGAAGGATATAAAGTTACCAGCACGTTAGATGGGGCAGCGGTGCTCAACCTGAAAGATGACTTGCCTGATCTGCTCCTGTTGGATATTTGGATGAGCGGAGAAGACGGGCGGGAAATATGCAGGCAGTTGAAAAGCAGGGATGAAACTAGGAATATGCCTGTACTTATGATTTCAGCCAGCCGTGGTATAAAAGAATCTGCTTTTGCCGCCGGTGCTGACGATTTTCTGGCTAAGCCTTTTGAGATGAATGACCTGCTGCAAAAAATAGAGGCGCTTACCGGCAACTCCACTTTAAGTACTAACTTGGCAGTATAA
- the kaiC gene encoding circadian clock protein KaiC codes for MSDKRNTTTRSYPTLPKSLTGITGLDEITEGGLPTGRPTLICGQAGCGKTLMSIEFIVRGAVQFNEPGVFVAFEEKSDELAMNVASLGFDLKKLQDEKMLRIDHVHIDRGEIEETGEYDLEGLFIRLGYAIDSIGAKRVVLDTLENLFSGLTNQGVLRAEIRRLFTWLKDKGVTAIITGERGEGAALTRQGLEEYVSDCVILLDHRVINQISTRRLRIIKYRGTVHGTNEYPFLIDEEGISVLPVTSLTLSKQVSTERLSTGIPALDEMLGGKGFYRGGSTLVSGTAGTGKTSIAGSFANAACQRGETCIYFAMEESPNQIIRNLQSIGIDLQKHVESGMLHFNASRPNLYGLEMHLVAMHKTIKKLKPEVVIIDPITNFINIGSVSEVKNMLVRLIDFLQDEQISVMFTALSLNTIVNEQTDEGVSSLVDAWLLVRDIEFNGERNRGLYVMKSRGMKHSNQVREFVITDKGLNLIDVYLGPDGVLTGSARAQQMLLEQTGEAIHSQAMGRKDREILRKRKVLEAKIASLNTEYESVEEELNKVYLEEALKKEIIEKNREELTRLRRGDSAEGKSPEQK; via the coding sequence ATGAGTGATAAAAGAAATACAACAACAAGGTCTTATCCTACATTACCCAAATCACTCACCGGTATAACAGGATTGGACGAGATAACCGAAGGCGGTTTACCTACAGGCAGGCCCACACTAATATGCGGACAGGCCGGCTGTGGTAAAACGTTAATGTCCATAGAATTTATAGTTAGAGGCGCTGTGCAGTTTAATGAGCCCGGTGTGTTTGTAGCCTTCGAAGAAAAAAGTGACGAATTAGCTATGAACGTTGCCTCGCTTGGGTTCGACTTAAAGAAGCTGCAGGACGAAAAAATGCTGCGCATAGACCATGTACATATTGACCGGGGCGAAATAGAGGAAACGGGAGAATATGACCTTGAAGGATTATTTATCCGCCTGGGTTACGCTATTGACAGCATTGGTGCAAAACGCGTAGTGCTGGATACATTGGAAAACCTTTTTTCGGGACTTACTAACCAGGGCGTATTGCGCGCAGAAATACGCCGGCTGTTCACCTGGCTTAAAGATAAAGGGGTTACCGCTATTATCACCGGCGAACGCGGTGAGGGTGCCGCACTTACCCGCCAGGGGCTGGAAGAGTATGTAAGTGATTGCGTTATACTGCTGGATCATAGGGTTATTAACCAAATTTCTACCCGGCGGTTACGGATCATTAAATATCGTGGTACGGTACACGGCACCAATGAATATCCGTTTTTAATAGATGAAGAGGGCATATCTGTACTGCCGGTTACCTCGTTAACCTTATCTAAGCAGGTATCTACAGAACGGTTGTCAACGGGCATTCCGGCGCTGGATGAAATGCTTGGCGGAAAAGGTTTTTACAGGGGAGGCAGTACGCTGGTATCCGGTACAGCAGGCACTGGTAAAACCAGTATAGCAGGGTCATTTGCTAACGCAGCCTGCCAGCGCGGCGAAACATGCATTTACTTTGCCATGGAAGAGTCGCCTAACCAGATCATACGTAACCTGCAATCTATAGGTATAGACCTGCAAAAGCACGTCGAAAGCGGTATGCTGCATTTTAACGCATCGCGGCCAAACTTGTATGGGCTGGAGATGCATTTGGTTGCTATGCACAAGACAATCAAGAAGCTAAAGCCCGAAGTGGTGATAATAGATCCTATAACCAATTTTATTAATATAGGCTCTGTAAGCGAAGTTAAAAACATGCTGGTAAGGTTGATAGACTTTTTGCAGGACGAACAGATATCGGTAATGTTCACTGCACTGTCCTTAAACACTATAGTTAATGAACAAACCGACGAAGGCGTATCGTCGCTTGTAGATGCCTGGTTGCTGGTACGTGATATAGAATTTAACGGGGAGCGCAACCGTGGTTTATATGTAATGAAATCACGCGGGATGAAGCATTCTAACCAGGTACGCGAATTTGTTATAACTGATAAAGGCCTAAACCTTATAGACGTTTACCTGGGGCCGGATGGCGTGCTCACAGGTTCGGCACGCGCGCAGCAAATGCTGCTGGAGCAAACCGGTGAAGCTATTCATTCGCAGGCTATGGGCCGTAAGGACCGGGAGATATTACGCAAACGAAAGGTATTAGAAGCTAAAATAGCCAGCCTCAATACCGAGTACGAGTCTGTTGAAGAAGAACTGAATAAGGTTTACCTGGAAGAAGCATTGAAGAAAGAGATTATTGAAAAAAACCGCGAAGAACTAACAAGGCTAAGAAGAGGTGACAGTGCTGAAGGGAAAAGCCCTGAGCAAAAATAA
- a CDS encoding DNA-formamidopyrimidine glycosylase family protein translates to MPELPDLQAFSHNLEKKLSGKIVKNVIVHVSQKLNVSEKELHSALASHKLNKVYREGKELHFKFSGGDVLALHLMLHGKLFLFEGENANKYPILELQFTDGSGLVLTDFQKAATPTLNPEEKTAPDAMDEAAGYKYLKEKLGKTKTIVKTVLLDQKIIRGIGNAYADEILWDARISPFSPSNKIPDAKVKDLAASIRSVLKNAEKQIIHSNPDIIHGEVRDFLNIHNPKKKESPTGKPIHIKEATRKTYYTDEQELYQ, encoded by the coding sequence ATGCCCGAACTTCCAGACCTGCAAGCCTTCAGCCACAATCTTGAGAAAAAACTCTCCGGGAAGATAGTTAAAAACGTTATCGTTCACGTTTCACAAAAGCTAAACGTAAGTGAAAAGGAGTTGCACTCTGCACTTGCCAGCCACAAGTTGAACAAAGTCTACCGGGAAGGCAAGGAACTTCATTTTAAGTTTTCGGGCGGAGATGTTTTAGCATTGCACCTTATGTTGCACGGCAAGCTGTTTTTGTTTGAAGGCGAAAACGCAAACAAGTACCCGATACTGGAACTGCAATTTACCGATGGAAGCGGCCTTGTGCTTACCGATTTTCAAAAGGCGGCAACCCCTACCCTAAACCCAGAAGAGAAAACAGCACCCGATGCAATGGATGAAGCTGCCGGTTACAAGTACCTGAAGGAGAAATTGGGTAAAACAAAAACCATCGTCAAGACGGTACTCTTAGATCAAAAGATTATTCGCGGTATTGGTAATGCCTATGCAGATGAAATTTTGTGGGATGCGCGTATATCTCCTTTTTCCCCGTCTAATAAAATACCTGATGCTAAAGTAAAAGATCTTGCAGCATCCATACGCAGTGTGCTTAAAAATGCCGAAAAGCAGATCATTCATTCAAACCCCGACATTATTCATGGGGAGGTGCGTGATTTTCTGAACATCCATAATCCTAAAAAGAAAGAAAGCCCCACCGGTAAGCCCATTCATATAAAAGAAGCTACCCGAAAAACGTACTACACCGACGAACAGGAGCTTTATCAGTAA
- a CDS encoding gliding motility protein RemB, protein MQKYLPKAPGRFFMIAVLLISFATSSKAQSVYLPQSYQFYQKFNGQVYSKSNKLHTSLRPFLIDSSLTGRYNELMSVGVDSSRTSWVSRKLFNEHLLEVNTKDYTFYADLLTENIGGKDFKDKSLGSNFKPIGFGLKTQLGINTRGFQVGGTIGTKFSFYTSGYENQGVFANYYSNYVNRTGMVPGQAYDRSFGKTQKDWSYATAVLSYSPTNYLNITLGQDKTFIGDGYRSLLLSDYSANYPLLRVTADLGPVRYMMMWTYLQDIKATKFDDLGSNRRKYALYHYFDWNITNSVSMGLFHAVVMPEADDQGNRVGFSPNFINPLFFTSSNKRNVPTNSLVGYTVKYKFIDKNAIYGQALLDNVNGQNTKANKTYGLQAGIRGGDVGGIKNLSYLLEYNRVKPYTYSSSYSLSSYTFYGEPLAHPLGANFKELVGILNYSLGRVDFQGQLNYAKYGLDANGENNGKDVNFPFAVTNPSGNVGQGLTTDLYYAEGTVSLLINPKYNLRFELGGLYRNEKNALGNNKNVLLTFGLRSTFRNLYHDF, encoded by the coding sequence ATGCAAAAATACTTACCAAAGGCGCCCGGCAGATTTTTTATGATAGCCGTGTTGCTTATAAGCTTCGCAACTAGCTCTAAAGCGCAATCGGTATACCTACCACAGTCATATCAGTTTTACCAGAAGTTTAATGGACAGGTATATTCTAAAAGCAACAAGCTGCATACCTCTTTGCGCCCCTTTTTAATTGATAGTTCGCTTACCGGCAGATACAATGAATTAATGAGCGTTGGGGTTGATAGCAGCAGAACCAGTTGGGTTTCGCGGAAGCTTTTTAACGAGCACTTGTTAGAAGTTAATACTAAAGATTATACTTTTTATGCCGACTTGCTTACAGAGAACATTGGTGGAAAGGACTTTAAAGATAAAAGCCTCGGCTCAAACTTTAAACCAATCGGCTTTGGGCTTAAAACTCAATTGGGCATAAACACCCGCGGTTTTCAGGTTGGCGGTACCATCGGAACAAAATTCTCTTTTTATACAAGCGGCTACGAAAATCAGGGCGTGTTTGCCAATTACTACAGCAACTACGTTAACCGCACCGGCATGGTACCGGGACAGGCTTATGACCGTAGCTTTGGTAAAACACAAAAGGACTGGTCATACGCCACCGCTGTTTTATCGTACTCACCAACCAATTACCTCAACATCACGCTAGGACAGGATAAAACCTTTATTGGCGATGGTTACCGTTCCCTCCTGCTGTCTGATTACTCGGCAAATTACCCGCTTTTGCGTGTAACTGCCGATTTAGGCCCCGTGCGCTACATGATGATGTGGACCTATCTGCAAGACATTAAAGCAACCAAGTTTGATGACCTGGGCAGCAATCGCCGCAAGTATGCCCTGTATCATTATTTTGATTGGAATATCACCAACAGTGTATCAATGGGCTTGTTCCACGCGGTAGTAATGCCTGAAGCTGATGATCAGGGCAACCGTGTTGGCTTCTCCCCTAACTTCATCAATCCGTTGTTCTTCACGAGCAGTAATAAAAGGAACGTGCCTACCAACTCACTGGTAGGTTATACCGTGAAATATAAATTCATTGATAAGAATGCCATTTACGGTCAGGCATTGCTGGATAATGTTAACGGGCAAAATACAAAGGCAAATAAAACCTATGGTTTACAGGCAGGTATTCGTGGCGGCGACGTTGGCGGGATTAAAAACCTGAGCTACCTTTTAGAATACAACCGGGTAAAGCCATATACTTACAGCAGCTCTTATTCACTAAGCAGCTATACCTTCTATGGCGAACCACTTGCACATCCACTGGGCGCTAACTTTAAAGAACTGGTTGGCATACTGAATTACTCCTTAGGACGGGTGGACTTCCAGGGACAGCTTAATTACGCTAAGTATGGCTTGGATGCAAATGGCGAGAACAATGGCAAAGATGTAAATTTCCCGTTCGCGGTAACTAACCCGAGCGGCAATGTTGGGCAGGGATTAACAACTGATTTGTACTATGCTGAAGGCACAGTATCATTGCTTATTAACCCAAAATACAACTTGCGTTTTGAGCTTGGTGGCCTTTACCGTAATGAAAAAAATGCGTTGGGTAATAACAAGAACGTATTGTTAACTTTTGGTTTGAGGAGCACCTTCAGAAACCTTTATCACGACTTTTAA
- a CDS encoding glycosyltransferase family 117 protein: MQYNKINNLLGWLCFVIALITYTLTLEPSVSFWDCGEFISCAFRLQVSHQPGYPMFAMLGKVFSLLSFGDNSKVPFYTNMMSAIASAATVMFLFWTITAMAKKLLAGRENEFGDAYTIAIMGSGLVGALAFAFTDTFWFSAVETIVFALSSLCIAVVFWAILKWEAHADEPGADRWIIFIAYVIGLSIGIHLLNLLTIPAIALVYYFRRYKNINTKSAILAFLIGVVILGLVQYGIRGYTVKFAAYFDFFFVNSLGMGFGVGAIFFLVLLVAALVFSIQYSIRKRKPVLNLILLCVAFIYFGYGCFAYIPIRAAANPNLNNSHPDNPFIMYGYLNRIQYGENPLLTGPYFDAQVIDQKEGNTIYRKGETKYEVAGKRPNYVYDHTTIFPRMYSTDANDVGFYRGWLQMADDQKPTFKDNLAWMASWQVYQMYFRYFLWNFVGRYNDQDGQTSTEAIDGNWTTGLLDGGRHLPKSVVEDPSYTPLYGIPFVLGIVGLIYHVNRKKRDALVIALLWFFTGLAVVLYVNQPSVQPRERDYSYVGSFYAFAVWIGLSVIAIADLIKKKVNARTSALVATVICLLIAPVLMGFKEWRGHDRSTKLTPHDMAYNYLMSCPPNAILFTYGDNDTYSLWYDQEVEGIRPDVRIVNLSLFTGDWYIRQMQKPMNQSAPLPITMPYDKYKEGVRDVIYYSDSKIAGYTPIKDIFEFLTSDDRNMQGQSQGGDYVNYLPTKNFSLSINPDDVLKNKVITPDQRGMLADTMKWKYTSNYVTKENLAIFDMLAHNDWKRPICFTTTMGSENLIGLQPYLYKEGFTYRLLPLKADTANHDQLSKTNTMVMYNNMMTKFKYGNFKTAKYLDHESRNMFYPVLLTTFLDLARGLEKEGRGDLAIKVLHKCDDELPNLYPYIDIAKRKMYMVELAYRLGDISLAKKITNDINSFLTDQLDYNAYNMTADANKVDQRDVYIGLQALNGLVEASTRAHQDAVAKKLSAELKDYETKFASVLSSIQ; the protein is encoded by the coding sequence ATGCAGTATAATAAGATCAATAACCTTTTAGGATGGCTTTGCTTTGTTATAGCCTTAATCACCTACACATTAACACTAGAGCCATCAGTTAGTTTTTGGGACTGTGGCGAGTTTATTTCCTGCGCGTTCCGCCTGCAGGTATCTCACCAGCCGGGTTATCCAATGTTTGCCATGCTGGGCAAGGTGTTTTCGTTGCTATCCTTCGGCGACAATTCTAAAGTACCTTTCTATACCAATATGATGTCGGCAATTGCCAGCGCTGCAACGGTAATGTTCCTTTTTTGGACTATCACCGCCATGGCCAAAAAGTTACTTGCAGGAAGGGAGAATGAATTTGGCGACGCTTACACCATTGCCATTATGGGTAGCGGTTTGGTGGGTGCTTTGGCATTTGCATTTACAGACACATTTTGGTTCTCTGCTGTAGAAACCATCGTTTTCGCGCTTTCTTCGCTGTGTATAGCTGTGGTTTTCTGGGCAATATTGAAATGGGAAGCCCATGCAGACGAGCCCGGTGCCGATAGGTGGATCATTTTTATCGCTTATGTAATCGGCTTATCCATAGGTATTCACTTGCTTAACCTGCTTACCATACCAGCAATTGCTTTGGTATATTACTTCCGCAGGTATAAAAATATAAATACTAAAAGTGCCATCCTGGCTTTTCTGATAGGGGTTGTTATACTTGGCTTGGTGCAATACGGTATACGCGGCTATACAGTTAAATTTGCCGCTTACTTCGACTTTTTCTTTGTGAATTCGTTAGGGATGGGGTTTGGTGTTGGGGCCATTTTCTTCCTGGTATTGCTGGTAGCAGCACTTGTATTCAGCATACAATACAGCATCCGTAAGCGTAAACCGGTACTCAATCTAATTTTACTTTGTGTAGCTTTCATTTATTTTGGCTACGGTTGTTTTGCTTACATCCCTATTCGCGCAGCAGCTAATCCTAACCTGAACAACTCGCACCCGGATAACCCTTTTATTATGTACGGTTATCTCAATCGTATCCAGTACGGAGAGAACCCGCTGCTTACAGGGCCATACTTTGATGCTCAGGTGATTGATCAAAAAGAGGGAAACACTATTTACCGTAAAGGCGAAACTAAGTACGAAGTTGCCGGTAAGCGCCCGAACTATGTTTACGACCATACCACAATATTCCCCCGCATGTACAGCACCGATGCAAACGACGTGGGGTTTTACCGTGGCTGGTTGCAGATGGCCGATGACCAGAAACCAACCTTTAAGGATAACCTTGCGTGGATGGCCAGCTGGCAGGTTTACCAGATGTATTTCAGGTATTTCTTGTGGAACTTTGTCGGCCGCTATAACGACCAGGACGGACAAACCAGCACTGAAGCTATTGACGGTAACTGGACCACCGGCTTGCTTGATGGTGGAAGGCATCTGCCTAAATCTGTTGTTGAGGATCCAAGCTACACCCCGCTTTACGGTATTCCGTTCGTACTGGGCATTGTTGGTTTGATATACCACGTTAACCGCAAAAAACGTGACGCGCTGGTAATAGCTTTACTGTGGTTCTTTACAGGATTAGCTGTCGTATTGTATGTTAATCAGCCAAGTGTACAGCCCCGTGAGCGCGATTACTCATACGTAGGCTCCTTCTATGCATTCGCAGTTTGGATAGGCCTGTCAGTGATTGCCATTGCTGACCTGATTAAAAAGAAGGTAAATGCGCGTACTTCCGCATTGGTTGCTACTGTTATTTGCCTGCTGATAGCACCTGTGCTGATGGGCTTTAAAGAGTGGCGCGGTCATGACCGGTCTACTAAACTTACCCCTCATGACATGGCGTACAACTACCTGATGTCCTGCCCGCCTAATGCTATACTGTTTACCTATGGCGACAATGATACCTATTCGTTGTGGTATGACCAGGAAGTTGAAGGTATACGGCCTGATGTTAGAATAGTGAACCTAAGCCTGTTCACCGGCGACTGGTACATCCGCCAGATGCAAAAGCCAATGAATCAAAGTGCGCCGCTACCCATCACCATGCCTTACGATAAGTACAAAGAGGGTGTGCGCGACGTAATTTATTATAGCGACAGCAAAATAGCGGGTTACACACCAATAAAGGACATATTCGAGTTCCTGACATCAGATGACAGGAACATGCAGGGGCAAAGCCAGGGTGGAGATTACGTTAACTACTTGCCAACTAAGAACTTCAGCCTGAGCATTAATCCTGACGATGTGCTAAAAAATAAAGTAATAACACCTGACCAGCGCGGGATGCTCGCCGATACGATGAAGTGGAAGTACACGTCAAATTACGTCACCAAGGAGAACCTGGCCATATTTGATATGCTTGCACACAATGACTGGAAACGGCCGATATGCTTTACTACCACAATGGGCAGCGAAAACCTAATTGGCTTACAGCCATATCTTTACAAAGAAGGTTTCACCTATAGGTTGCTACCATTGAAAGCAGATACTGCAAATCATGATCAGTTGAGCAAAACCAACACTATGGTGATGTATAACAACATGATGACTAAATTTAAGTATGGTAATTTTAAGACAGCCAAGTACTTAGATCATGAGTCGCGTAATATGTTTTACCCGGTGCTGCTTACAACATTCCTTGACCTGGCGCGAGGGCTGGAGAAGGAAGGCCGCGGCGATTTAGCTATTAAAGTATTGCATAAGTGCGATGATGAACTGCCAAACCTGTATCCTTACATTGATATTGCCAAGCGTAAAATGTACATGGTCGAGCTAGCTTACAGGCTGGGGGACATTAGCTTAGCTAAAAAAATCACTAATGACATCAACAGCTTCCTGACAGACCAGCTGGACTATAATGCCTACAATATGACGGCAGATGCCAATAAGGTAGATCAGCGTGATGTGTATATTGGTTTACAGGCTCTTAACGGTTTGGTAGAGGCTAGTACACGCGCTCACCAGGATGCTGTAGCCAAAAAATTATCTGCCGAATTGAAGGATTACGAGACTAAATTCGCTTCTGTACTTAGCTCTATACAATAA
- a CDS encoding circadian clock KaiB family protein, translated as MAGLDEFLENTPYDKDNPTYVLRLFIIGASPNSIRAVENLTAICEKHLQNNYQLEIIDVHQQPELAVDEDIIALPLLVKKAPGTVRRLIGDMSNTNRVLKGLGLPEIS; from the coding sequence ATGGCCGGTCTGGACGAGTTTTTAGAGAATACCCCGTACGATAAGGACAATCCTACCTACGTTTTACGGCTGTTTATTATTGGTGCATCGCCAAACTCTATTCGCGCTGTAGAAAATCTAACCGCCATTTGCGAAAAGCACCTCCAAAATAACTACCAGTTAGAGATAATAGATGTGCATCAGCAGCCCGAGCTTGCTGTTGATGAAGATATAATAGCGTTACCTTTGCTTGTGAAAAAAGCACCCGGCACCGTTAGGCGCCTCATTGGTGATATGAGCAATACCAACAGAGTTTTAAAAGGCTTAGGCCTGCCGGAGATAAGCTAG
- a CDS encoding HAD family hydrolase — protein MQKPDSLIFDMDGTLWDAVDTYAHSWNVMFEELGIDKTINREQLAGMVGWEGKKVIEVMMPEFEPEKRLEIYAQVNEKRKILIPQMGGILYDGVIEGLEALAEKYQLFILSNCAKGVIRQFIDWSGIDQHITDEIAYGINYMPKNHNIKLLVDKYDLKNPYYVGDTAGDGEQSRIAGIPYVFVSYGFGETDDYDLKFDDFPSLTNYFVNL, from the coding sequence ATGCAGAAACCTGATAGCTTAATTTTTGACATGGACGGCACCCTTTGGGATGCCGTGGATACCTACGCTCACTCGTGGAACGTGATGTTTGAAGAACTTGGTATAGATAAAACTATTAACCGTGAGCAACTTGCCGGTATGGTGGGCTGGGAAGGCAAAAAGGTGATAGAAGTAATGATGCCTGAGTTTGAGCCGGAAAAGAGGCTGGAGATATATGCACAGGTAAACGAAAAACGGAAAATACTTATTCCGCAGATGGGTGGTATTCTTTATGATGGTGTTATAGAAGGGCTGGAGGCACTTGCTGAAAAGTACCAGTTATTTATACTAAGCAACTGTGCTAAAGGGGTTATCCGCCAGTTTATTGACTGGAGCGGCATTGACCAGCATATAACTGATGAGATTGCATATGGCATCAACTACATGCCAAAAAACCACAATATAAAGTTGCTGGTTGATAAATATGATCTAAAAAACCCATACTATGTGGGCGATACAGCCGGCGACGGTGAGCAGAGCCGCATTGCAGGGATACCTTACGTATTTGTAAGTTATGGCTTCGGCGAAACGGACGATTACGATCTTAAGTTTGACGACTTTCCATCGCTAACCAATTATTTTGTAAACTTATAG
- a CDS encoding circadian clock KaiB family protein — protein MEEPQVDKKWELRLYVAGKTPKSVTALTNLKKYCEEHLKDQYRIEVIDLLEQPQLAEGDQILAIPTLVRKVPEPIRKIIGDLSNEEKVLVGLNIRPA, from the coding sequence ATGGAAGAACCACAAGTTGATAAAAAATGGGAATTAAGGCTTTATGTAGCCGGAAAGACCCCAAAATCTGTTACTGCGTTAACTAACCTTAAAAAGTATTGCGAAGAGCATTTAAAAGATCAGTACCGCATTGAAGTGATTGACCTTTTAGAGCAGCCGCAACTGGCTGAAGGAGACCAAATACTGGCTATACCAACCCTGGTAAGAAAGGTACCCGAGCCGATCAGAAAGATAATAGGTGACCTTAGTAACGAAGAAAAGGTACTTGTAGGATTAAACATTAGGCCGGCTTAA
- a CDS encoding DUF983 domain-containing protein yields MATINNTPAKPEPVLSAFIKAKCPRCRRGDIFASPTYSLSGQKMHETCSHCGLHYEREPGYWYVAMFVSYAFNVAEMVTVAVGTYILTGSNSPWLYVSLLLGIIFLLSPFNYRYSRVALLYWLTPGLNFEPWRSADKPENPQQH; encoded by the coding sequence ATGGCAACCATTAATAATACTCCCGCAAAGCCGGAACCGGTTCTAAGTGCTTTTATAAAAGCTAAATGCCCAAGGTGCCGCAGAGGTGATATCTTCGCCAGTCCCACCTATAGCTTGTCTGGCCAAAAAATGCATGAAACCTGCTCTCATTGCGGTTTGCATTATGAGCGGGAGCCGGGATATTGGTATGTGGCCATGTTTGTAAGCTATGCATTTAACGTGGCCGAAATGGTTACTGTTGCAGTGGGCACTTACATCCTTACCGGGTCAAACTCTCCCTGGCTGTACGTAAGCCTGCTTTTAGGCATTATCTTTTTGCTGTCCCCCTTTAACTACCGCTATTCAAGGGTTGCCTTATTATACTGGCTTACACCAGGCCTCAATTTCGAACCATGGAGAAGTGCCGACAAGCCGGAGAACCCGCAGCAGCATTAA